In Athene noctua chromosome 7, bAthNoc1.hap1.1, whole genome shotgun sequence, the following proteins share a genomic window:
- the SUMO1 gene encoding small ubiquitin-related modifier 1 isoform X2 encodes MSDQEAKPSAEDLGDKKEGEYIKLKVIGQDSSEIHFKVKMTTHLKKLKESYCQRQLGMEEEDVIEVYQEQTGGHSTV; translated from the exons gaagcAAAACCTTCAGCTGAGGACTTAGGAGATAAGAAAGAAGGGGAATACATTAAACTCAAAGTCATTGGGCAG GACAGCAGTGAAATTCACTTCAAGGTGAAAATGACAACACACCTCAAGAAACTCAAAGAATCATACTGTCAAAGACAG ctggggatggaggaggaagatgTGATTGAAGTTTATCAGGAACAGACGGGGGGTCACTCAACAGTTTAG
- the SUMO1 gene encoding small ubiquitin-related modifier 1 isoform X3: MSDQDSSEIHFKVKMTTHLKKLKESYCQRQGVPMNSLRFLFEGQRITDNHTPKELGMEEEDVIEVYQEQTGGHSTV, encoded by the exons GACAGCAGTGAAATTCACTTCAAGGTGAAAATGACAACACACCTCAAGAAACTCAAAGAATCATACTGTCAAAGACAG ggTGTTCCAATGAATTCACTCAGGTTCCTCTTCGAGGGTCAGAGAATTACTGATAATCATACCCCCAAGGAG ctggggatggaggaggaagatgTGATTGAAGTTTATCAGGAACAGACGGGGGGTCACTCAACAGTTTAG
- the SUMO1 gene encoding small ubiquitin-related modifier 1 isoform X1, with product MSDQEAKPSAEDLGDKKEGEYIKLKVIGQDSSEIHFKVKMTTHLKKLKESYCQRQGVPMNSLRFLFEGQRITDNHTPKELGMEEEDVIEVYQEQTGGHSTV from the exons gaagcAAAACCTTCAGCTGAGGACTTAGGAGATAAGAAAGAAGGGGAATACATTAAACTCAAAGTCATTGGGCAG GACAGCAGTGAAATTCACTTCAAGGTGAAAATGACAACACACCTCAAGAAACTCAAAGAATCATACTGTCAAAGACAG ggTGTTCCAATGAATTCACTCAGGTTCCTCTTCGAGGGTCAGAGAATTACTGATAATCATACCCCCAAGGAG ctggggatggaggaggaagatgTGATTGAAGTTTATCAGGAACAGACGGGGGGTCACTCAACAGTTTAG